A segment of the Paracoccus suum genome:
GCAGCGGCTTCATCAGGGCGAGGTCGATGGTCTTGATGAACCGGGGGTTCACGAACTTCTTCAGATTGCCGGCCATCCCGAATCCTCTCCGCTGCAGGTTGTTTGTTCATCTTATGTTTCCGGCGCGTGAGCATGCAACCTGTGCGTGATCGCGTGGGACGAACCTCGAGAGAGGTGAGTAGAGGCCCGAGGAGACGACCGACCCGAGGCCCGCATGAAACGCCCGAACCCACTCCCCCCCGATCGGATGACCGCCGCTGAGCGCCGCACGGAGCTGTGCAACCTGCTGGCGCTCGGGCTGGTTCGGTTGCGGATGCGAGAGCGAGGCGAACACCCTGACGATACTGGAGAAATTTGCCTACACTCTCCGACCGACCAATGCCGTCATGCAACTCCAACTCACCGGAGAACCGCATGACGACCCACGATCCGATCCCCGCGCGCCTGGCCGCGCTGAACACCGCGACGACGCCGGACCTGAAGAAGCAGTGGCGGGAGATGTTCGACAGCGAGCCGCCGCCGTTCAACCGCCGCTACCTCGAAAGCCGGCTGGCCTACCGCATCCAGGAACTCGCCTATGGCGGGCTGAAGCCGGAGACGATCCGGCGCCTCGAACGGCTCGGCGAGGAACTGGACGGCGGCGACAGGAAGAAGCGTGGCATGCGCGCCGACCGTGACCGCCCGATCACCGGGACGCGGTTGCTGCGCGAGTGGCAGGGTGTCGAGCAGGTCGTCACCGTCACCGCCGATG
Coding sequences within it:
- a CDS encoding DUF2924 domain-containing protein, with product MTTHDPIPARLAALNTATTPDLKKQWREMFDSEPPPFNRRYLESRLAYRIQELAYGGLKPETIRRLERLGEELDGGDRKKRGMRADRDRPITGTRLLREWQGVEQVVTVTADGFEWQGRPYKSLSAIARAITGTRWNGWTFFGLKNHRGRK